CGACCACTCCACGAACCTCGTTCGCCACCAACAACCTCCGGGAGTCGAGCGAAACACCACAGCTTGATCATCGTCGTACGACAGGCGGGCGAGCACAACCACGGCATCGGGATCATCGCTCGATCGAATTGTCGGAGGGCCACGACCATCGTGCGGACCGGGCCATCGTCCGATCACATGTTAAGCACACTCAGTCACTGTGAGATTACACTGTGATTGCGTTCTTCGTCGTCATCCGGCCCGGAACGGCACGAGTCGCACGGTGGACCTCCCGCGCCGGGCCGCTCCGTAACGTTCCACCAACGGAAGAGAAAAACAGGATGTGGGCATGATCTGGGAAGAGTCCCGATACCGACGGCAGATGGACCTGACACGTCCCTGCGGCGCGCGAATCACCGATGCCTTCCTGGGCGGTTGCCACAACTTCGGAGTGGAGCGCGAGTTCGTGGAACGCGCCGAACGGGCGGTACCGGGGATCACCACCACCGTCCGGGAGAGCCGGGCCTTCCTGCGCCGCACGGTCGACCACTCGCTCAGGTCGGGAATCAGACAGTTCATCGACCTTGGTTCCGGGCTGCCCACAGTAGGGCACATCCACGAGATAGCGGGCAGGATCACCGCGGACCACCGGGTCGTCTACGTGGACAACGAACCGCTGACCGCCGCCCACGGTTCACGGCTGCTCGCCGACCACCCGCAGGCGGCGCTGCTGCACGAGGACTGCCGCGAGATCGACTCGATACTATCGGCCCCCGAGCTGCGGCGGCTCATCGACCTGGACGAACCGGTGGCGCTGATACTGACCGGGGTGGTGCACTCCCTGCCGGAGAGCTCGGATCCCCGCTCGCTGGTCAGGGCCTACCGGGACAGCCTCGCGGTGGGCAGTCACCTGGTGCTGGCACACTTCACCGACAGTTTCTGCCCGGAACGGACGCGGGCTCTGCAGCGGTTGTACGCGGAGAGCTCGGACCCCATGTTCGCTCGCAGCACCGGCTGGATCGACAGCCTGTTCGGCGACTTCGAGATACTCGATCCCGGCGCGAGGCCGCTCACCGAATGGCGCCCCGATCCCCGTGGCACCGCCGAGGCGGAACGGTGCCAAGTGCTCTACGGCGGGATCGGCCGCAAGCGGTCCGGGAGCGGGCTCAATTCGCTGGCGGTGAGCTCAGTGGGCACGCCGCGCCGCGGTACCACGCCGGACGATCCACAGCGCGAGGGCGGCGAGCAGGGCGACGAGCCCCGCGACGGACCAGGCCTCGGCCAGTCCCGTGCGGGAAGCCAGCACGCCGAATAGCAACGGGCCGCAGCTGCCCCCGACGTAGACACCGGTCTGACTGACCGAGGTCGCGCTGGCCACGCGCCCCGGGTACAACCCGGCGACCGCGAAGTTGAGCAGCCCCGGCCAGGCCCATCCCGCGCCGAACGCGACGACCGCGCCGACGAGGAAGGTCGCCGGCAGCGGGAAGGCCATCAGCACGAAGCCCGCGGAACCGACCGACAGCAGCAGAACGATCACCCCTATGGGGTTCGGGTTCCTGCGGTCGGCCAGCACTCCCATCGTCAACCTCATGCACAGCCCGGCCACCGAACCGACCGCCAGGACCATTCCGGCGGCACCCGGCCCGAACCCGACCTGGACCCCCGTGGTCGTCACGAAGGAGCCCAACGAATTCGCCGCCGCCGAGGCGAGACCGGCGGCCAGGGCTATCAGCAGCAGTACGCCTCTGCCCGGCGGGGCGGTTCCGGTCTCGGCTCTCGTGGCGTGCCCCTCGTGCGCGACCACCCTCGCGGGCACGAAGATCGCCGCGCACAGTCCCACCAGCGCCGCGCCCGCGAAGGCCCAGCGCCAGCTGAACGTCAGCGCGACGGCCGGAACCGCCAGCCCCGCCAGCAGGGTGGAGGCGGGGATCGCGGACTGCTTGATGCCGAAGGCTGTGGCACGGCGGTTCGGGGGCACGCACTGGGAGATCAGCAGGTTCGAGGCCGGCTGCCCCAGGGCGTTGGGCAGACCGGCCAACCACGTCATGACCAGCAACCAGCCCAGGTGCCGCGAAGTGGCGATCCCCGAGGAGCACACCGCGCTGCCCACCGCCGCCAGTCGCATCGCCGTGACGGCACCGATCCGTTCGGACAACCAGCCCATCAGCCGGGAGGAGAGCGCAGCCACCGCGAAGAACCCCGCCGCGCCGAGCCCGAGCACGGCCGGGCCGAAACCGAACTCCCGCTGGAGCTGCACGCCGAGGCCACCGACGAGGAAGGCGGGCAGGATGCCCACGGTCACCACGGCCGCGACCGCCAGCAGTGCGCGTCCGGGCAGTCGAACCAGGGGTTCGCGCGTCAACGGCATCGCGTCCGGCATCACGGCACCCGTTCCTGGTCGGCTCCGGCGGTCGGCCCACCAGCGTCATAACACTCCGGACCGCTGCGCCGAACGGACGAGTGACCGATCCCTCCCCGAAACGGCGCGCCGTCACCGCCCGGCGGAGCCGGGCTCGCCGGTTCGGGAGCGCCGGGACGGCGACCTCCGGGGAGATCCACCGCGTCGGGCACCGATCCGGTCTCAGTCCCGGAAGGCCTGCACCCCCGTCATGGCCGCCCCGATCGTCAGCGCGTGCATCTCGGAGGTTCCCTCGTAGGTCAGCACGGACTCGAGGTTGGTCATGTGCCGCATCACCGGGTACTCCAGCGAGATCCCGTTGGCCCCCAGCACGGTCCGCGCGGTGCGGGCCACCTCCAACGCCCCGCGCACATTGTCCAGCTTGCCGAAGCTGACCTGCTGCGGCAGCAGTTTGCCCTCGTCCTTGCGCCGCCCCAGGTGCAGTGCCAGCAGCCGACCGTTGTGCACCCGCACCGCCATGTCGGCGAGCTTGGACTGGGTGAGCTGGTGACCGGCCAGCGGCTTGCCGAACTGCTCGCGGGTGGTGGAGTAGTCCAGAGCGGCGCGCAGACAGCTGTGCGCCGCGCCGTTGGCTCCCCAGACGATGCCGTACCTGGCCTCGTTCAGACAGCTCAGCGGGCCGCGCAGCCCCACGGCCTCCGGCAGCACCGCGTCCTGCGGCAATCGGACCTCGTCGAGCACCAACTCACTGGTGACCGAGGCGCGCAGCGAGAGCTTGTGGTGGATCTCCGGCGCGCTGAACCCCGGTGTGTCGCTGGGAACCACGAACCCCCGGATTCCCTCCTCAGTGGTGGCCCACACGACGGCCACATCGGCGATCGTGCCGTTGGTGATCCACATCTTCCGACCGTTGAGCACCCAGTCCGTGCCGTCCCTGCGTGCCGAGGTGCGCATCGAGGCCGGGTCCGAGCCGTGGTCCGGCTCGGTCAACCCGAAGCAGCCGACGGTCTCCCCCGCCGCCATGCTCGGCAACCAGTACTGCTTCTGCTCCTCGGACCCCCAGCGCCATATCGCGAACATGGCCAGCGAGCCCTGCACCGAGACCAGCGAGCGGAGACCGGAGTCGCAGGCTTCCAGCTCCTCGCAGGCCACCCCGTAGTCCACGGCGGACATCCCGGCACAGCCGTAGCCGTCCAGGTGCATCCCGAGCACACCGAGCTTGCCGAGCTCGCGCGCCAACTCGCGTGCGGCGGGAAGCTCGCCGCGCTCGAACCAGTCCCCCACGTGGGGCTGCACCCGGTCGCGGCACAGTGCCCGCACACTGTCCCTGACGGCCAGTTGTTCGGTGGTGAGCTCGTCGTCGATCCCCAGCGGATCACGGGGGTCGAAGTCCGGGCGGGATCCGGCGTTCATCTGCTCCAGCCTCCAGGGGCGCGTCAGATCGGGTGAATATCCATCCCCGAACCAGTGAGGTCGCGGGAGCGCGACTCCGGTTCGGGAGCGGCCGGCGGGGTACCGCGGCCGAAGAGCCAATCCAGGATCTCGGTGGTGTGCTCGCCCAACCGGGGCGGCGCCGTGGGACGGGCGTGGCCGGACTCGGAGAGCCC
The nucleotide sequence above comes from Actinopolyspora erythraea. Encoded proteins:
- a CDS encoding acyl-CoA dehydrogenase family protein, with amino-acid sequence MNAGSRPDFDPRDPLGIDDELTTEQLAVRDSVRALCRDRVQPHVGDWFERGELPAARELARELGKLGVLGMHLDGYGCAGMSAVDYGVACEELEACDSGLRSLVSVQGSLAMFAIWRWGSEEQKQYWLPSMAAGETVGCFGLTEPDHGSDPASMRTSARRDGTDWVLNGRKMWITNGTIADVAVVWATTEEGIRGFVVPSDTPGFSAPEIHHKLSLRASVTSELVLDEVRLPQDAVLPEAVGLRGPLSCLNEARYGIVWGANGAAHSCLRAALDYSTTREQFGKPLAGHQLTQSKLADMAVRVHNGRLLALHLGRRKDEGKLLPQQVSFGKLDNVRGALEVARTARTVLGANGISLEYPVMRHMTNLESVLTYEGTSEMHALTIGAAMTGVQAFRD
- a CDS encoding MFS transporter, translating into MPDAMPLTREPLVRLPGRALLAVAAVVTVGILPAFLVGGLGVQLQREFGFGPAVLGLGAAGFFAVAALSSRLMGWLSERIGAVTAMRLAAVGSAVCSSGIATSRHLGWLLVMTWLAGLPNALGQPASNLLISQCVPPNRRATAFGIKQSAIPASTLLAGLAVPAVALTFSWRWAFAGAALVGLCAAIFVPARVVAHEGHATRAETGTAPPGRGVLLLIALAAGLASAAANSLGSFVTTTGVQVGFGPGAAGMVLAVGSVAGLCMRLTMGVLADRRNPNPIGVIVLLLSVGSAGFVLMAFPLPATFLVGAVVAFGAGWAWPGLLNFAVAGLYPGRVASATSVSQTGVYVGGSCGPLLFGVLASRTGLAEAWSVAGLVALLAALALWIVRRGTAARRAH